The genomic region TGGCATCTGTGCAAAAAGTTACAGCAGAATGGGAACATGATGTGAAATCTGAGCAGTAACGACAACCtcaacaaaaggaaagaatcTACAGCCAAAGAGGTAATGAATTACACATTTTTGAGAATAACAGCTAGGTAAGTGTACAAGGCATTCAGATTCAGGGGGAGAACACAGTTCATGGCTTCATGCTTGCGGGTATATTATAGACAGCTTAGCACCGAGGATTTGCCAATTGTACCATGGGTACGTAAAATAAGAGCTGGCGTGATTACTGATTTATTAGGAAGGCAACTaaacatgtttttttatttgttttggttttgaaaagcTGGTATTCATTCattataaaaaaaggaaaacaaacatGAATGGAAGGAACCAGAACCTCCCTCCACCTAAACACAGACTGCAGACATACAAAAATGAATCTGCTGATTCAAAATATCACCCCTGACTTCCCCAAACCAAAAACATTTACAAACCCCACAACCAAGGAGGTTAGCAGAACCTCCTAACTGCAATCAGAGATAATGGAGACAAAAATAACCCCCAAAAATGAACATGTTTAAGCAACTACCTCCTGTACACTAGATGACATTCTTTGAAGACTAGTTCTACGTCAAGCATATGCATCCACTGTCTTAATTGGGTCCATTTATATGATGAGTGTGTGGTTATCATTCTCTTGAGTGCGAGCAAAATATTATGTTGTTGTTGTTTAAGggggaagaaagaaattgactGGTTTTGTTGAATTGTTGATAACAATATCAGACATCCCTCAATCAGTTGCAATCACAAGGGATTTTAACACAGCTCCAAGATTTTTTAACAAAGTgagaattaatttttaatccaagcaaaaaaccaaaagaaccCGAATGGACACACTACTTGAGAAAGTGCAGATGCTACAGGACAAGGACAACTGaaattcaactaaataaaGGGCAGGTACCTCCAGATGGTCCAACTGTATATCATTTTGAAAACCCTCGATCAATCCTATTCAATGATGACtggcaaaagaaaaaggaaagttcACGTACAAGCGATACAACCAAAAATAATCATCAGTTGCAACGTCCACAAGGAATTTTTACACAAttcgaataatttttttcaagaaagtgagatatttttctttgccaagcaaaaaaccaaaagaatcCGACTTGTGAACTTTCTTTGCCAAGATGAACACGTTGCATGAGAACGATAAATTATAGTTCTGTACAGAGAATGTCGAGGTTTTGAGTTTGCTATGCTGTTCTGCTGTACAATGACCTCAGATCCTAATTTTTGTACCTTGCTAGGGAGAGCTACTCCCTTTCCAATGAAATTCACTTTTCCAAAAGAACATGAGAAATATGCAGATGCTACAGGGCAATGACTACTGAATTTAGCTAAATAAATGGCAAGCACCTCTTGATGGTCCATCTATTATCATTTTCGAAAATTAGTTCACCATCCATCAGTCActgcttttaaaaaaaaaaatcatcaatcaaTCGTTAAAGCACAATTAATAGCTGAAAAGGTCCCATTTAAAGTGAACATTGGTATTAATTTATTCGATAAGTCTCTGCAATAGTGATTATCACATAGCACATGTTAGTGAGGAACATTGACCTCTACTTTATGTCGACAAAACTAGTGAAAAGTTTGGgggaaaatatttaaaaacaaagtaaaattGCATTTCACATCCAGAAAAGATTGTTGCACATGagtgaaaaaggtagaatGTCACTTATTATTTCATGAAGTTGCCTTGACTATTAACTTTGAGGCTTAGCATGCATCCTTGACAAAAAGTTTCTAAAACTCCAGGTAATTTGCTGGGTATATATTATGAACAAATTAAAGGGTCTTTCCTCCTATTAGAATTGTACTAATAACAACATAAAAGGAGACTCCGAGAGTTTTGAACTCAAGAAATCTTAGACCCTCCAATGGCAAGTACGTATACAGGTAGAGATCAATAGCTAGCATTGACTAATTCAAAAGTAAACAATGGGTAGAATACTTGATTTGATTACTTGTCTTTAGAATACTAATATTCTACATTAATAGTGAGTGGAAAATGATTAAGCTTGcctcatttatttaattgagtCAATATCTTGGTCCCTGTATAGCCCAACCAAAATGTAATCTTCCCATTGAAGGATGTTATAAACTGATTAAgcaaaacaattaattaattatttaattaattagttgtCACTTAATTAGGTcgtaatcaaaatttttattcatttcttgCTTAAAACATGCAAACCCTCCATGTTTCCAGGGTGGTAACGTACATGCTAATTaaggttgaaaaaaaaaaacaaagaaagaaaaacatagaAACATGGGAAGAGATTAAGAGTCCTAATTAAGCAAAAGTGTGATGTTGAAAGAAAGCTGCAGAAAAGGAACGTTGATCAAGCTGTTAATAAACTCACAAATTGGTTAATTTAATTAGCTTTCTGCATGTGGTTAGAAAGAGAGTCGGTGAGCTACATAAAGGGAATCCTGGACCAGTTCTGTTCCCCAGGTATGTGAAGGATTGTATATGAAAGCCTTTGATTAAAAACCACAACATTGCAAAACAAAAGCTTAAGATTTTTGCAGGCTGCATCACTAGCCTTGCGTGGTTATCTTCCATTTTAAGGTAACCTCATCTACAAAAAGTGCAATTTGGCACGTCGGTCATTTATTTTTGACAGATCTTGACTAGGATTAATTCAGTTACTTAGCAAAATACATCAATTAATGTATTACAATTATTGAATtggtttgaaattaaatacttcttttttaaaataaaaatgtcagtccttgaattttgaaaactatCATCAAGGAAGATACTCTTTGATATCTCAAAAACTTCGGCTTAAAAGTATAATTTGTTAAGCGAAGGTTAAAGAATGGGTTTTGTTTATGAAACATAATCATATATTTTCATGGAATTAAAATGGCATTAGTataaaaataagtaattaaTAACATGGTACATTTTCGTctaactttctctcttttcctttaaatttttattctgcAATTATGTTTGGATCCGATAATCAAACTCTACTGAATTAGTCAACAGGTTTATCGCCCCATGCTCCACGTGGTTACTACTTCCTACCAAGAAAGTCGTCGCATCAATGATGAGCCAGAAGCTCTAAATCAAAGTACCGTATGATCGACGTTCTCTCAATTTGTCAATAATTGTTGGCTCTTGGTCTTAATTTGTTGCTTCCCATTTAGTCAACTTTTTGTCCTTgtcttgttttattttattttttccctcTAATCTTTAACTTATCCTTCTTTCTAGTTAACGTTACTTGGTTAATCTAATTAAAGTAAATACTAattatattgaaatttattgttttatatacCTATAATGgtaaagtttttaaattccAAACATAAGAttagatgaaaaatatttattcatttaatatATTCTAATAAAGCTcctaaatttttcaaaaaaaatttaaaaaagtttttattttttttattacatctAATCAAActcttgtatttttattttgaatcaaataagtaTTTATCATTcataattgactaattgtcatttgttaaaaatattacttatcattttatatccacaTGACATTAACATGTCGTTAAATTGATATAACTTTAACGTAAGGGGTAAAAAATGTCACATAGTCATATTATTATATCAAATTAGTATATCACGTTATTGTCGGTTATAATATGTCAATATGTCAcattatcatcaattatgatattttaacatGTCACTTTTACATCATGCGATATAGAATGACAAATAATATTGTGATCAAATCAATCATTACTCATAAGGACTTAtttactttaaaataaaaatataaaaatttatttaaatttttatgaataattgaagaatttttttagatatgatatgttttttaaaaggatgataaaacaatattaattCTTTCCAAACTTAGTGGATTGATTTGCCAAGACGAAAAACATATGGTATGCTTTTAGAGAAGAGGGAGCACAGAGAATCTTCCCTTGCATCCACAACCAATAACGACTTGGTTCAGGAATATGACAAGTTATTGGAATGCCGGAAGCGTGGTACCCAGAATTACACCAACACATAAGACAAAAGCACTGTGCCACATCTTCACTTCTCTGCAGGTTTTCTCACATAAATAGTCCAAGAATTCAATAATACCGTGAATGACAAAACTAAGGACAAAACAAGTTATTAAAACCTTAAGAAAAGGACCACAGCGGTAGCGTAGTTTGCTGTTTTACGTCAAGTTTTTGGTTCTAAGTAAAAAGAAATGACTTTAATTAAGTCTTTTAATTACGCAGACATAATTAATTTTGGTAAACTTTATATACAGGATAAATAATTATACAACAATTAATAGAGACTTGGAAACCGCGATGCCTGGCGCCAGCTCTTGTGGACGAATCAAGCTCAGGCATTAACATGTTCTTTGTACTGTTTTTCATATCAAATATTTCACCAAAAAAATCTCTTTAATAATTAGGATGTCAACGATTTGCTCCTATTTCAAGGCCCGAGGCAAAATCAAGTAAGCAGTGACCACGAGTGACCACCCAAAAGTTGGATCAGATTTGAGTGTGAGATGTCGCTTTaacaaaagaatcaacaacgACATTATTATTAGCTTCGTTTAACTGTTGATTCATTAAACAATGTACTATTTATCTCATTATCTagaactttaattttattatacatTCAAGGTCTAGGCACTTAAAAATTTTCCTACCAACCCAAGATGAATGAAGCAAAAACTTGAAGTGCAGTCTTAATAGCCATTAATTTTggcaaaattaaaatcttgtTGTAATTCAAGATgaccaaaaataataatccAACAACAAAATCTCTTTAACAATCCTTTCGTACGAGTTCTTAAAGAAAGCATGCAGAGGGGGCCAATCCTTACTCTGTTACCGTCCAAGTTTATCTTTTCAGTACTAATTTTTAGAAAGAGGAACAAACTGACGAGTATCATGTGCAGAAAACAATTAATGTCATTGATTCAGTTTTGAAGTGGAAGACTCTGAATCCCGCTTTTGCCAAATATTTACAAGAGTTTTGGGAAAACAGAAACTGATGTTGCTTTCAATTTGTGGTCCGACcttgaaatttcaaagaaataaaaatgtaacTGTCGTTGGTTATTAAACACAACCATTAGTGGGGGGGGGCAGCCAAGATCTTTGGTACTAAAGTGACTTATCCTTTGGTCACTGCCACCCGATTAAAGTACGCTGGCACCAAAGTAACTTACACACAAAAGAAGAcaattagaatttaaaaaagagCAAATAGAGCAGGCCAATCGCAGTAAGAAACCTGCATCCGACAGGGTGGTTGGGCTCCTAAAGTGTgggaaaatttttcattgttgATCAAATCTTAGTTAGCCCACGTCCAAACTACAGACCACAGCTTTCAACTGAACCAACAACATGAAACTTGGCCCAAGTCAAATAATATATCGTACCCGTTTGacttgatttatttttaatttatttactgTTTAAAAGTAGAAactgaatcaaataaaattttataaaaaattcttaaaaaaaaaaaaaaataatttttttaaagaataaaatctattaaaaaaaagctccaaTTAGAAaccttttcttaaaaataaaaaaaaaaaacacatcaaCTTATTAAgagagttattttttttcaaaaagatcttctataaaaaaaaactctctctctctccctatCAATCTCCctctcctttcttcctttttgcaaatcatcattttagtttttttgttcttacaaaaattaaaaaaaaaaatccaaaattcaaaactgcATTGTAGTATTATTTCTcctattttctttccatttttatttgatttattattaattataaacttatgttatataaaaatcttttttatattttcaaaaatttattttaaatagataaaaaataaaattaattttttttattttgagtaaagAAATTAGTGattaataaaagttatttattaaatacctttatgataattataattaaaattaaagtttatataaattgttttgccaaacaatttatttataaaacagagcttataaaaagtaaatttaccaaacaactTTAANcatcttttttttaatgatttattattaattataaactttatgttatataaaaatcttttttatatttttaaaaatttattttaaatagataaaaaataaagttaatttttttattttgaacaaagaaattagtgattaataaaaagttatttattaaatacctttatgataattttaattaaaattaaagtttatataaattattttgccaaacaatttatttataaaataaaacttataaaaagtaaatttatcaaaaaaatttaacttaattgtaaaagctattatttttcataagagctttataatagtttttaatttaaaaaaaatacttaaaccATGCTCATAATCAAGGAAGCTGATGACTTATAAGTGTTTCCTTATCAGATTTCAGATTAATTGTTTCCACCAGATGCTTCTTGACGCTCAAGAATGATGCGAATAAAAAACAACAAACGATGTGGAATTTGCtgaaaacttaattaatcTACTTTCCATCACATTTTTACCctaatttttctcttcaacTCTCCTCAACCCCTCTCAACTTATATctcaatctttttcttttaagcaAAAAATCACGTACCaaccaataagtcaaatattcaAACACCTATCACTCTTCAAAGTTAAAACAACAAATATACAACCAAGTTACAATTCTTCATATTCTTGGTCtttctaaaatcatttcaGGTCAATTTCAACTTACACCTGAACATTTAGCTTATTAATTGATACATTATCTCTCTACGAGTAAAGTTCAAAtctctttttctcaatttaaaagattaaaaaccCAGACTTCATCGACCAGATCCAACCCGTTCAAATGCCATCTCCAGCCGAGTACATTCTGAGCACTGATAGACTGGATAGTGTGAGGCTTCACTCTAACTGACTTGCCATTGCCATGAGTTAgcttcatttttaaaatgtttatttgCAGTATAGTGTCAGGCCAATGATGAGATgaattctaaatatttttgtaaaacaATTCAACAAAACTCAATCACATGGGGTCACTACAATTACTACAAAAACAAACCAATCCACATTTTCCTCACAACAGTGCCTtacccaaaaatatttttgtaattcaTTTTAGTTTCAATCCTCAATCACACCGCTCTTTCGAAAAACGGGGCATTTGCATGCAATCATCTAAaagcaacaattagaaacaaaagATGCCTTCAAGATACATGTACTTAATGTTGCATCCAACCTAAATCCATCTCATAATTATTCAATGTTGAATGTTGTTCCAAAAGCTTCCATTAACAAGAAACAAGATTTTCCATGTAGTATTTTCGTACTTAATAATCTTTCAAAGActtgaagatgatgatgatggcaCCACATAATCAATAACAATAACACCATCCAAATAATCCCTAACCTTCTGCTTCTGTAAGTTGACAAACTCTTCATTCCCCTCTGCTGCCTCCATTTCCTCTACTCCAGTAAAAACAGCAATCGAGGCAAGCGAAAAGCCCTTAGCCCTTGCAGGTGAGAAATTCTCCCCGCAGGTGATCTGTTGAATACCAGAGATTCCCTCCTTAATCCCTTTAATTACCCCTAAAATCTCACCTTGCGCGTCACTGGGAACATTTTCTTTGAGTTTCATGAAGGTTAATTTGATGGCAGAACTAGGCGGTGGGGACAGTGGAGCAGGATCATTATCGGCAACCCAATCAACAGCCATGATATCATCACAGATGGGGAGGACATTTTCCTTGACCACACGCATGTGATCAGGATGTGCAGAATATGCGCTCAAATCCTCTTTGGACTTGTACCGGCTATGGAGCATGTGGGTGAAATTGGAGATCGGAGATCTGGTGCGTAGGACTGGACCAGCAGTGATGTGGAGGACAGGATCGAGCGAGACCAAGCCGTTGAGGCCATTGACCATCGCATTGACCTTTGCCTGCTCGGTGTCATCTTTGACTTTGAAAAGAACCACATGCTCAATGATGGACATTGTGATCGAGGATTTTGGGGTTTTGGTGGATAAGGTGAGGGGTCTTTTAAGGTATTTGGGAGACGAATACGTGAGGGGAAATGGAGAGGAAAAGAGAGGGCGAGCTTTCAAACAAAGCATCAAAATCAACTAGTAGACTAatcttaaaagtaaaattaacaaaacttCAACGTGCCTGCAAATTTGAGATCATATTGGGATAAATTTCCACCTAAATATGGTAAAACCTTCCAATCAAGCAAAACAACTCCATAAATTCAAATGAAcccttttaaaatttcaagaatCCAAAAGCAGCATTAACATTAGTCTGTCAATTAAAAGATGAAAAGGATAAGTAAAGTACCCATTTGGGAGAACAACCTATATGATAACATAATCtctaacaaaaattaaaataaaacataaaaaacagTCGAAAACGACCAAACCCATTCCTTGGAAAGGAGCCAAAATCTGAGATTAATAATCAAATCCCAATAGATGCAACCAAATGAATCCTTGCAAGTTCCCTTTTCCCATTTAGTCAAAGAGAAAAACTAGAAACAGATCTAACAGAAATTTGTAAGATTAGCTAAAGCATATCAACcagaaaaaatcaaacagaTTATTATTAGAAGTAAGAGAGCTGAGCTAGTGGAATGACACTAACCTGAGAGATACGGCGGCTTGCCAAACCTTGTGGTGGAATTGGAAAGAAAGAGGAGCGGATTTGGACTATCGGGTCTTTGTTTTGTTGACAAAAAAGGTCAAGAGCACGTGCGTCCGTTTGGAAGTATCTGAGCCGGCACAAGACTCGGATGGGCCGTGTCTGACCCGAAGCAGTCTCGGGCTAGCTGGGCTGAACCTAACAGTAAATGTCAAGGATCATGCCACGTCTATTTAATCGGtcgttttttattttttttaagttttttttcaaaagttactaaaaaaataaaattaaaatgtaagaggaaatattacaatttaatcaaaatggataagtaattaaaatataacaccaattatattataattagtttatatagaagtataattgtttattttgaCATTTTAAAAAACCACATGTTTTATGTATAATCTTTCAAAAactttattaagttttatattcaattttttttgccttttacTCCCAGAagcaaaagttaaaaaattaaataggtAAGCGCCAATCAAATGaaactttaattttaagtaatcattagagaaaattataaattatttttaacctttcaattctcttaataatttaatttagaaaattgaattaaaattttgaattctaTTATAAGATGGATATAATAGTAAGTATAAGAGCAGCactaatattaattaatttctagcAACTAGGAttcatttaaaaatcttactttatCAAAACTATCGTTAAccttaaattgaaaacaaaacgTCATCCGAAACAAACTAAATTTGATCAACAAAAAACGAACAATAATTATAATACTCATAATTATAGACTTTATATTCTATTTAAAGTAAGTTCGTGAGTGACaaatagtttttttaaataatatttttaaaaaatctttcattcaaataagttttttttattattgtgtcaatcaaatttatatattttattttaaattaaataaatatttatgattAACGGTtgactaattattattaataaaaatgtcacttgtcatatatatatatatatatagtattaaTATAACATTAATATAGAGAATAAAAANATGACATGCCAACttgtcatatatatatatatatatagtattaatataacattaatatagagaataaaaaataccATGTGACCATATGATCATGTTACATCATTAtctataataatatattaacatgTCACATCAATACTacataacaaataaataacGTTGTAATTAACaacaaaaagatttattttgcttaaaataagaatacaataatttgattgaaagtaataaaaaaattatttaatttttgttaaataatttaaaatttttttaaacattatgcatctttttaatatatatgtgAATTCTTTGAAATTAATCTAGACTGCATAAGACAAAGAAACTATAATGTCAATTTTTCTTCATGGATTTCATATTCTTGTCAAAAGCTTGAGATTGTAACtatcaatttgaaaatatcaaattctaATTATTGTGATGTATGAAATGATGAGCAGGTGGAATAAGGCATGTTACTGATCCCACCATGATAGCTTTGCATGTGTATCACGTACAAACTAACCACATGCAAATGCAATGCAACCCTCTTGCCCATTCACATGCACATAGGACCCAACCCATCAACTCAAACTCTTATTCCCTCCGCTACGTTTGTATTGCCGCTTTCTaggaaaaaatgaccattgcCTCCATTTAAATCATCGAATTTCTTTTTCCCCAAGTGTTCACTGTCACATACACTTACTCAAATTTGGTAATATactattttttctttgcaaCAAATATGTACATTTTagacttaattaattaagaccCTTTTTGGGAATCAAGGAGGAAACCTTTTctgatatttgatttattgattCTTTTTCCAGGTGTCCCAGAAAAGAACAAGGAAGCTGTAAGTAACTGAGCGTCATCAGTTGGTACCCAAAGCAGCATTTGGTACCAAAGCTAACTCACGGCGGCGTTTTTCAAGTTCTTCAGCTAACTTACAAATTATAAGTAACTGCCCTTGTTGGGTTCAGTGCTTTTTCTTCAACCTGTCTGGTAAGCCTTCAAAGATTGGAGATTCTattcctctctctctttctcttcttacACTGTTCAATACCATTGCCTGCGTATTCATTTTTTCCATTCCAAGTCATGGAGTAGTTGTTGCCTGAATGCCTACATTGGTTTCATTTATTTGTTATATTTCTATTTGAGGGTCTGCAGATGTTGTTTTTGCTTATTTCTTGTTCTGTTTATTACTGCTCCTTTGCAAATAGGGGTAACTGTTTTCAGAATGGCTTTCTCTTATTGATATCCTTTTGTCTTtgttttatttactttaaaaattcTGGCTTGCACCTGTTATTGTGGTTTTTGGATTAAAAAGGAGGCATTTTACAATGCTGATATACAATGTTGGATGTTTTGCGGTTGAGCAATTTTTGTTTGCTTGGCTGAAATGGTAGCAAACACAACATCATCATgttaaaaattgttaaaaaagcAATGggtttattgattttaatgaATTCTAATCAGTCACCATTCTTAAGAAGTCAAGAAGATGCTCATTGTTTAATTGTCGTTTtactttttccctttttcttttatttcagGTAGAGCGCAAAGCGGCAGAGTTCTCTCTAGTTTGGCTATATTAGGTGATGTTAACTTCATGATTCATCTTAATAATGACACCGGTGTTCTCTTTTGAATTCAAATGTCTATCACAGCAGCACTACCAGTGGacttaatttcaatttcaaatcatGATATCTATTATTTGAAGTATGATGCTTTAAATTTACTCTtatgaaaaaatgaaacatCACAAGAACTCAGAAGAATTTTTATGCTTGTTTTGTGTTGCTAGATAAATGATTCCTGACACACTGGTTTATCGTTTTACTTACAAAATTCGAAATGGTTTTGTGACTTCCTGGGAATTATTGCTTTCATTGCAGGAAGCTACTGATAATTGTAATGATTGAATGAATCAAGGAGACAAAGGATTGGCAAATTGCAGGTGAGCCATTGTAGCAGGATATCTATCATGTCAAATGATTATGTGAAAGTTCAAAGGAGACCACCTATGGAGCTCTTAACATGCCCCCTTTGTTCCAACCTTTATAGGGAAGCAACTACTGTATGTGTCTGCCTTCATTCATGTAAGTTTTGACCACAGTTTGCTTTTTCCAATGGCTGCAATGCTCTCACTATTTGGTATCTGAAATTACTCATTTAGAAAATTTGTTTACATCCTTCCAactctggggttttaaaagcCTTACCACTTGTGAAGAAAATTCAGTTCTATGCATGGTCTTGGACTTAAGCAATCCTCCAAAACTTAGCTCAACCATTTAAAGCAGCAGAACCTTGAGTTTATTATACATGAATCAAATGAATCAAAGATGTTTGTTGAGTTAGTATCCAGAAACTACTTTACAACCTCTTGTCAAAACAACTGGAAAATACTCTTCTTTTAGATTTTCGGTTTCTTTTTCCTCCACTAATTTGGAATATATCTAAAAACACCCAGTGCTTGCAATTGCAAATGTGGTTCCTAGATATCTCCTTTCCCATCCCTTCTTAAGATGGCTTCTATTTCAGAGGTGTCTGTTCGTCTGAGGACAACTATATTCCTACTTTAAAACTGCTCATTGAACAGTACGCATCTATATTGGATATGAATGGACTGAATTTATAACTATTGGACTATGCTGTTTAAGCTTAAGGTCGagaaattcaaatgaaaaagGTGCGCTACTGAAACTCTTGTCAAATTTCCTGAAAATGAAGGATACTCATAATGTGGTGGTagagtttcttttttttttttggccaaaATGTGCTGGTACAGTTGATATTTCTAATTACGTTACATTGAATTAAACTTTGTCCTGCAGTTTGCAGACAATGTAAATATCAAAAACTTGAGGAGGACAACAGAAACCATTGTCCAGTGTGCAATGCCTATCTTGGTTCCTTTCCCGAGGAGCTGTTAAGGTAAATTCAagtcttttattttatttctttgcaGCTTGTTTGTTATACATTAGCTAAAACAACATTACATTAGACATACATACATAAGTGcatctctctttccttttttggtACATGGTTCCAGATTATCATTTTACAGTCCATTTACTAAGCTTGAACAAAACATGGAGTTGTCCTATGTTACTTATGTTGAATTAATTGCATTTGTCCTCTCTTTATTGTTTTCATCTTGCTGTTTTATTATGCTAGGGTCCTTGTCCCTTGATATTACTGGCATCCATGTTCTTTTACAGAAATGACCATAACTCGCGGGAACTTGTAATGCAAATTTTCCCCCTCGGAAAAACAAGTGGAGAGGAGAGTTCAGAAGCTTCTtctgttaaaattaaaaatgcagAAACTGCTGCACCTACTTTAACTGAAGCAAATATACAGCGTCAAGATTTCAGCATGCCAAGAGAAGCCAAGAGAATTCATGATGACCGAGATGTTACTAGATATAATCTTCATTTGAACGAAACACCAAATGGGAGGTCAAATCATTCTGTAAATGCCATCAAGAAGCAGGTATCATTCTTCTAAGACATATTGTCTCTTGACACTAAAACAGTTTTTATGCATCTCAAAGTATTTTGTGTTCCATGagtattctttttcttctactctttcttttttttatttatttatcagaATCAATTAACAGAGATGGAAATGCCTCAAATTGCTTATGTTTCATCTGAACCTATAGCTCATgcattttttctaaaaaaatcaaagaaaggaGGTCCATGCTGGGAATATCTGGCAGGTCATGAAGAAGGTGAAACTTACAAGTCTATCTTGAATGAAACCAAGGGTCATGCACAAGTGAAAAGGAGAAGAAGGACAAAGAGAAAGCCTTGCAAGTTTCTGACTGGCCAAAGAGAGGATGGTTCAATGATTTGGACTGAGAAAGAGATGCCAAAACCTGGTGCTAGTGATCTTGGAAAGT from Theobroma cacao cultivar B97-61/B2 chromosome 9, Criollo_cocoa_genome_V2, whole genome shotgun sequence harbors:
- the LOC18588310 gene encoding E3 ubiquitin protein ligase DRIP2 isoform X4; the encoded protein is MSNDYVKVQRRPPMELLTCPLCSNLYREATTVCVCLHSFCRQCKYQKLEEDNRNHCPVCNAYLGSFPEELLRNDHNSRELVMQIFPLGKTSGEESSEASSVKIKNAETAAPTLTEANIQRQDFSMPREAKRIHDDRDVTRYNLHLNETPNGRSNHSVNAIKKQGHAQVKRRRRTKRKPCKFLTGQREDGSMIWTEKEMPKPGASDLGKSINSGKQFGGTLSLKELPGYSSRPVWFCLLACQEKKGMALPQIPKPFISTRDGDLAVSFVNKYLARKLNLKHESEVEVMCLGHSLVPTLTLNNLIDIWVDAVSNMGPMSVNCNADNGNGGNFVMELTYRRTKKQRALQSNLDLMEP
- the LOC18588310 gene encoding E3 ubiquitin protein ligase DRIP2 isoform X1, coding for MSNDYVKVQRRPPMELLTCPLCSNLYREATTVCVCLHSFCRQCKYQKLEEDNRNHCPVCNAYLGSFPEELLRNDHNSRELVMQIFPLGKTSGEESSEASSVKIKNAETAAPTLTEANIQRQDFSMPREAKRIHDDRDVTRYNLHLNETPNGRSNHSVNAIKKQNQLTEMEMPQIAYVSSEPIAHAFFLKKSKKGGPCWEYLAGHEEGETYKSILNETKGHAQVKRRRRTKRKPCKFLTGQREDGSMIWTEKEMPKPGASDLGKSINSGKQFGGTLSLKELPGYSSRPVWFCLLACQEKKGMALPQIPKPFISTRDGDLAVSFVNKYLARKLNLKHESEVEVMCLGHSLVPTLTLNNLIDIWVDAVSNMGPMSVNCNADNGNGGNFVMELTYRRTKKQRALQSNLDLMEP
- the LOC18588309 gene encoding stress-response A/B barrel domain-containing protein UP3, encoding MLCLKARPLFSSPFPLTYSSPKYLKRPLTLSTKTPKSSITMSIIEHVVLFKVKDDTEQAKVNAMVNGLNGLVSLDPVLHITAGPVLRTRSPISNFTHMLHSRYKSKEDLSAYSAHPDHMRVVKENVLPICDDIMAVDWVADNDPAPLSPPPSSAIKLTFMKLKENVPSDAQGEILGVIKGIKEGISGIQQITCGENFSPARAKGFSLASIAVFTGVEEMEAAEGNEEFVNLQKQKVRDYLDGVIVIDYVVPSSSSSSL
- the LOC18588310 gene encoding E3 ubiquitin protein ligase DRIP2 isoform X2, with protein sequence MNQGDKGLANCREATTVCVCLHSFCRQCKYQKLEEDNRNHCPVCNAYLGSFPEELLRNDHNSRELVMQIFPLGKTSGEESSEASSVKIKNAETAAPTLTEANIQRQDFSMPREAKRIHDDRDVTRYNLHLNETPNGRSNHSVNAIKKQNQLTEMEMPQIAYVSSEPIAHAFFLKKSKKGGPCWEYLAGHEEGETYKSILNETKGHAQVKRRRRTKRKPCKFLTGQREDGSMIWTEKEMPKPGASDLGKSINSGKQFGGTLSLKELPGYSSRPVWFCLLACQEKKGMALPQIPKPFISTRDGDLAVSFVNKYLARKLNLKHESEVEVMCLGHSLVPTLTLNNLIDIWVDAVSNMGPMSVNCNADNGNGGNFVMELTYRRTKKQRALQSNLDLMEP
- the LOC18588310 gene encoding E3 ubiquitin protein ligase DRIP2 isoform X3, translated to MSNDYVKVQRRPPMELLTCPLCSNLYREATTVCVCLHSFCRQCKYQKLEEDNRNHCPVCNAYLGSFPEELLRNDHNSRELVMQIFPLGKTSGEESSEASSVKIKNAETAAPTLTEANIQRQDFSMPREAKRIHDDRDVTRYNLHLNETPNGRSNHSVNAIKKQKGGPCWEYLAGHEEGETYKSILNETKGHAQVKRRRRTKRKPCKFLTGQREDGSMIWTEKEMPKPGASDLGKSINSGKQFGGTLSLKELPGYSSRPVWFCLLACQEKKGMALPQIPKPFISTRDGDLAVSFVNKYLARKLNLKHESEVEVMCLGHSLVPTLTLNNLIDIWVDAVSNMGPMSVNCNADNGNGGNFVMELTYRRTKKQRALQSNLDLMEP